One genomic window of Triplophysa rosa linkage group LG11, Trosa_1v2, whole genome shotgun sequence includes the following:
- the LOC130561914 gene encoding uncharacterized protein LOC130561914 yields MILLPLSCFDEKEELLHYVEETSLAKDVELENLPVTPCIIVCGPSCYAAVRFMLAVDRKIVNDDITSFISAVCLMFCSYYCSKINYPTELASVLEFLQRCFFHPQSGERE; encoded by the exons ATGATTCTTCTACCTCTCTCCTGTTTTGATGAGAAAGAGGAGCTCCTCCATTATGTAGAAGAGACAAGCCTGGCAAAGGATGTGGAGTTAGAAAACCTGCCTGTGACGCCTTGCATTATTGTGTGTG GACCCTCCTGCTATGCTGCTGTCCGATTCATGCTAGCTGTGGACCGCAAGATTgtgaatgatgacatcacttctTTCATCTCTGCTGTTTGCCTAATGTTCTGCAGTTATTACTGCTCCAAAATTAACTACCCTACTGAACTGGCGTCAGTGCTTGAATTCCTGCAAAG gtGTTTTTTTCATCCTCAATCCGGAGAAAGGGAATAA